Within the Desulfonatronum thiosulfatophilum genome, the region TCTTGTTTGTTGCCGTAATGATCCGCACGTCAACGGAAAGCTGCCGGTTTTCCCCGACCCTCTCGAAAGTTTTGGTTTCCAGCACCCGCAGCAGCTTGACCTGAACGGACATCGGCAAATCACCGATCTCATCCAGGAAAATGTCCCCGCCGTGCGCCGCCTCGAACCGTCCCTGGCGATGCCGGAACGCTCCAGTAAAAGCGCCCTTGACGTGCCCAAACAGTTCGCTCTCCAGCAGGGCCTCATTCAGGGCCGCGCAGTTGAACTGCACGAAAGGCTCATCGGATCGAGGCCCCAGGTCATGGATGGCTCTGGCCACCAGTTCCTTGCCCGTGCCCGACTCGCCGCAGATGAAGACCGGTGCGTCACTCTGGGCGGCCTTCTCGATCAACTTGAAGATTTTGTGCATTTTGGCGGATCGGCCAACCATGCCATGAAAGATGGTATTTTCATCCAAGAGCCGGGACAGCTGCTGCAGTTCGTTTTCCTTGCGATCCAGCTCTGTAATGTCGGTCAGGGTCTCCACGGCGCCCAGCGGAGTTCCGTCATCAGCAAAAAGCACCGATGCCGTTTTCAGAACGGTGACATACGTCCCATCCTTGCGCATCACGTGACATTTCCGGCGGACGATTTTCCCCTTTTCGAAGAGCTTGCACCATGCGCTCTGGGCGTCCGAGCGAACTCGCATGCAGGCATCGCAATTGAAAATCGTACAGGACAAATCCACAAGCTCCTCGCGTGAATAGCCGGTAATTTCCTC harbors:
- a CDS encoding sigma-54 interaction domain-containing protein, with protein sequence MQLRTYGDDEDCLDSQDTKYFPFDAHWSKIVDVMQEGLLLVDTNGTIRMVNKALEEITGYSREELVDLSCTIFNCDACMRVRSDAQSAWCKLFEKGKIVRRKCHVMRKDGTYVTVLKTASVLFADDGTPLGAVETLTDITELDRKENELQQLSRLLDENTIFHGMVGRSAKMHKIFKLIEKAAQSDAPVFICGESGTGKELVARAIHDLGPRSDEPFVQFNCAALNEALLESELFGHVKGAFTGAFRHRQGRFEAAHGGDIFLDEIGDLPMSVQVKLLRVLETKTFERVGENRQLSVDVRIITATNKILPELIYSGEFREDLFYRINVVPIHLPALRERKEDIPLLADYFVQRLRCKSEKDIKGLSPRTLRMFMDYSWPGNVRELKSSLEYAFVLADSGHIEPEHLPATLQAPEFQAATPVQGIAQEDDQKKQLIQALRQSGGNKSEAARILGINRVTVLNRMRKYGIDLKKVIHH